The proteins below are encoded in one region of Argonema galeatum A003/A1:
- a CDS encoding DUF421 domain-containing protein: MMDLLFKVDWYRIFVPSTSVAELVVRGSLVYLMLFAVLRFLPNRQQGTVGISDLLVVVLFAEAAQNAMTSNYTAIADAVILVGTIVLWSYTLNWLGYKIPRFQRFLNPPPMPLVMNGRILRENMAQQLITQDELMSILRKQGVQKLNEVKLAFMESDGSISVIAHSQKSLVGDETKES; this comes from the coding sequence ATGATGGATTTATTGTTTAAGGTCGATTGGTATAGGATATTCGTTCCGAGTACCTCAGTAGCCGAACTTGTTGTGCGCGGATCGTTGGTTTACTTGATGCTTTTTGCGGTGCTGCGCTTTCTTCCTAACCGCCAACAAGGAACGGTGGGGATTTCAGATTTGCTGGTGGTGGTGCTGTTTGCCGAAGCTGCCCAAAATGCGATGACAAGCAATTATACTGCGATCGCAGATGCTGTTATTCTTGTGGGCACGATCGTCTTATGGAGCTACACTTTAAACTGGCTTGGCTATAAAATTCCTCGCTTTCAGCGCTTCCTCAACCCACCGCCTATGCCGCTGGTAATGAACGGTCGCATCCTACGCGAAAACATGGCACAGCAATTGATTACCCAGGATGAGTTGATGAGCATCCTTCGCAAGCAGGGCGTGCAAAAGCTGAATGAGGTGAAGTTGGCATTTATGGAGTCTGACGGAAGTATCAGTGTAATCGCCCATTCCCAAAAATCTCTGGTTGGGGATGAGACAAAGGAAAGCTAA
- the msrA gene encoding peptide-methionine (S)-S-oxide reductase MsrA has translation MGLFGIGKKATLPTPEQALPGRAETMPVPSKHYVNGNPLKPPFPAGMETAMFGMGCFWGAERKFWQLEGVYTTAVGYAAGVTPNPTYQEVCSGMTGHNEVFLVVFDPKVISYEQLLKAFWESHNPTQGMRQGNDAGTQYRSGIYVYSQNQKKQAEASRDAYQQALKASNYGEITTEIIDAPEFYYAEGYHQQYLAKNPGGYCGLGGTKVCFPGMAESSVK, from the coding sequence ATGGGACTATTCGGAATTGGCAAAAAGGCTACTTTACCTACACCAGAACAAGCTTTGCCGGGACGTGCAGAAACCATGCCAGTCCCCTCCAAACACTATGTTAACGGCAATCCCCTCAAGCCGCCCTTTCCGGCTGGAATGGAAACTGCAATGTTTGGGATGGGGTGTTTCTGGGGCGCTGAACGCAAATTCTGGCAGTTGGAGGGAGTTTACACTACCGCAGTCGGTTACGCAGCCGGGGTCACACCCAACCCCACTTACCAAGAGGTATGTTCGGGAATGACTGGTCATAATGAAGTTTTTCTGGTTGTTTTTGACCCGAAAGTTATCAGTTACGAACAACTTTTGAAAGCCTTCTGGGAAAGCCACAATCCTACCCAAGGTATGCGTCAGGGTAATGACGCTGGCACTCAGTACCGTTCGGGTATTTATGTTTACTCTCAGAACCAGAAAAAGCAGGCTGAAGCATCGCGAGACGCCTATCAGCAAGCCCTCAAGGCATCAAATTACGGGGAGATTACAACTGAGATAATTGATGCGCCTGAGTTCTACTACGCGGAAGGTTACCATCAGCAATATCTGGCGAAAAATCCGGGTGGGTATTGCGGTTTGGGCGGTACAAAAGTTTGTTTTCCCGGTATGGCTGAATCATCGGTGAAGTAG
- a CDS encoding RES family NAD+ phosphorylase, whose product MLTGNELVKVLERAPILSIEEVAFRSIQQKYADAPLSAIGSQFGGRYNPPQTFEALYLADSEQTSLLEVRTRVETAAGILDVQGSPRIMLSINYKLNAILALCDKSIQRNLGTNLQELTGNWRPLNAQCEIAPTQELGTVAYNLQRFEGLKVPSSRNDLAYNLIVFHDRLLSESFLRIYDNSGTIIAELP is encoded by the coding sequence ATGCTGACTGGTAACGAACTTGTCAAGGTTCTGGAAAGAGCGCCCATACTCTCCATAGAAGAGGTGGCATTTCGTTCTATCCAGCAAAAATATGCCGACGCTCCCTTATCCGCGATTGGCTCTCAATTCGGCGGCAGATACAACCCACCTCAGACATTTGAGGCACTCTACCTAGCTGACAGCGAACAAACCTCCCTTCTAGAGGTTAGAACTAGAGTCGAAACCGCTGCTGGAATTCTTGATGTTCAAGGGTCGCCGCGCATCATGCTCTCCATCAACTACAAGCTGAATGCAATCTTAGCTCTCTGTGATAAAAGTATCCAGAGAAATTTAGGGACAAACTTACAAGAACTCACTGGAAATTGGCGTCCGCTTAATGCACAATGTGAGATTGCCCCAACTCAAGAACTTGGAACAGTTGCCTACAACCTACAAAGGTTTGAAGGATTGAAAGTTCCTTCATCTCGCAATGACTTAGCTTACAACCTTATTGTCTTTCACGATAGACTCTTGAGTGAGAGCTTTTTACGAATTTACGACAACTCTGGCACGATTATTGCAGAACTTCCTTGA
- a CDS encoding tetratricopeptide repeat protein: protein MPKFLVHRGDVENAIAFYQQSLELDERIGDVQGKAATLHQLAGIYANRGDVEDAIVFYQQSLELKERIGDVQGKAITLGMLGQLLARRGDFDTALPYLQESLEILQRLKSPDAETVREIIARVQRMAGI from the coding sequence ATGCCAAAATTTCTTGTTCATCGAGGGGATGTTGAGAATGCGATCGCATTTTATCAGCAATCTCTGGAATTAGACGAACGGATTGGCGATGTTCAAGGTAAGGCGGCGACGTTGCACCAACTGGCAGGTATCTATGCCAATCGAGGGGATGTAGAGGATGCGATCGTATTTTATCAGCAATCTCTGGAATTAAAGGAACGGATTGGCGATGTTCAAGGTAAGGCGATAACTTTGGGAATGCTGGGGCAACTTTTGGCTAGGCGGGGAGATTTTGACACAGCATTACCATATTTGCAGGAATCTCTGGAAATATTGCAGCGCCTCAAATCTCCAGACGCCGAAACAGTTAGAGAAATCATTGCTAGAGTGCAGCGGATGGCGGGAATTTGA
- a CDS encoding tetratricopeptide repeat protein produces MVNRTQEKQIEQAIAFLQQALEVDERRNDAEGKAAKLHQLALLKANQGKIDEAIALYEQCQKIYERIGDTEGIATILYQVATLKANQGHFKEAIRLFERSLKLAKSIGDEETQAQTLHSLAMIKANQGQVKDAIALCQQSIGLKESINDIQGKAATLHQLAILKANQGEVKNAIALFQESLSLKESVNDIHGKSATLHCLAVIYAHHGQLEEATDLYQQSLEIKEGIGDIQGKAATLHQLGELYKQLGRIEEAIAFYQQSLELKEQSDDIEEKAVTMGMLGQLLATQGDFTTALVYLRQTLEIFEQIQSPNAKTVKDIISDLRRMQPN; encoded by the coding sequence ATGGTTAACCGCACCCAAGAAAAACAAATCGAACAAGCGATCGCCTTCTTACAGCAAGCGCTAGAAGTCGATGAACGCAGAAACGATGCTGAAGGTAAGGCAGCGAAATTGCACCAGCTGGCGCTTCTCAAAGCCAATCAGGGGAAAATCGATGAAGCGATCGCTCTTTACGAGCAATGTCAGAAAATCTACGAGCGGATCGGCGACACGGAGGGTATAGCCACAATTTTATACCAGGTAGCGACCCTGAAAGCCAACCAGGGACATTTTAAGGAAGCCATCCGTTTGTTCGAGCGATCGCTGAAACTGGCGAAAAGTATTGGCGATGAGGAGACGCAGGCGCAAACACTGCATTCGCTGGCAATGATTAAAGCCAATCAGGGACAAGTTAAGGATGCGATCGCCCTTTGTCAGCAGTCGATTGGGCTAAAAGAAAGTATAAACGATATCCAGGGTAAGGCGGCGACATTGCACCAGTTGGCGATTCTCAAAGCAAATCAGGGAGAAGTTAAAAATGCGATCGCGCTATTTCAAGAGTCCCTATCCCTCAAAGAAAGCGTCAACGATATCCACGGTAAAAGCGCCACATTGCACTGTCTAGCCGTTATATATGCTCATCACGGACAATTAGAGGAAGCAACTGACTTATATCAGCAATCTTTGGAAATCAAAGAAGGCATTGGCGATATCCAAGGTAAAGCCGCCACATTGCATCAGTTGGGCGAACTATACAAACAGCTAGGTAGAATTGAGGAGGCGATCGCTTTTTATCAACAATCCCTAGAACTCAAAGAACAAAGCGACGATATCGAGGAAAAAGCGGTAACAATGGGAATGTTAGGACAATTGTTAGCCACCCAGGGAGATTTTACGACAGCACTTGTATATTTACGGCAAACCTTAGAAATCTTCGAGCAAATTCAATCTCCCAATGCAAAAACAGTTAAGGATATTATTTCCGATCTGCGGCGGATGCAACCTAATTAG
- a CDS encoding serine/threonine protein kinase, producing the protein MHQQSVATAVHCINPACPRPYPQSIGNNFCNICGSPLRLKDRYIPLERLGFGGFAAIYAVWDLKTETERVLKVLVETSPKALSMFEQEAQVLGSLRHPGVPRVEPDSYFQVIVGDRPQRLLPCLVMEKISGQTLEDILKHHPQGCPEAWVLNWLKQAVQILRELHLRKIIHRDIKPSNLMLRQGGTRQLVLIDFGGAKQIGPVHSHSQASSTRLFSPGYSPAEQIAGGVVGPSADFYALGMTCIHLLTGKYPPDLEDPNTGQLRWRPYVKVSPAFAALLDDMVRPDMGQRPSNAREIIKRLRHISPRQITPTAAAESVWKMVTKSVEICLNFLLATIALSWKWLKWLTISAYYLTIQLVKAGFGTLLEMVGGGIGAGVGAGIGFWWADRSSNNFHLPSPILQHLPHWVANIAIAASKPQMIVFALAGLGTAWGLTQVKSLGQQQRRYLIAGIMGVLGYSVGWLILQRVAPSGVIAPDDLVIMTAVAAFTLTLGLGLPSHDLVHAIFTAIGTASFFVGLVTLTIKFLPVTAIFGFSDAFFTTLNWTNFGFCIAFFSLLGIILGFWLGISYYLFVPFLRLLGFR; encoded by the coding sequence GTGCATCAACAATCTGTTGCGACTGCTGTCCATTGCATCAATCCGGCTTGCCCGCGTCCCTATCCTCAGAGTATAGGGAACAATTTTTGTAACATTTGTGGCTCGCCGCTGCGGCTCAAAGATCGCTACATTCCGCTAGAAAGGCTGGGATTTGGTGGATTTGCTGCCATCTACGCAGTCTGGGATCTAAAGACGGAAACAGAACGAGTGCTGAAGGTGTTGGTGGAAACTTCTCCTAAAGCTTTGTCGATGTTTGAGCAAGAGGCTCAAGTATTAGGGAGTCTGCGCCATCCGGGAGTACCAAGAGTAGAGCCTGATAGTTATTTTCAGGTGATAGTGGGCGATCGGCCCCAGCGGTTACTACCCTGTCTGGTGATGGAAAAAATATCCGGTCAGACGTTGGAGGATATTCTCAAACACCATCCCCAAGGTTGTCCCGAAGCGTGGGTACTTAACTGGCTTAAGCAGGCGGTGCAGATTTTACGGGAGTTGCACCTGCGTAAGATTATCCATCGCGACATCAAACCGTCTAACCTAATGTTGCGCCAGGGGGGAACCAGGCAATTGGTGCTGATTGATTTTGGCGGCGCAAAACAAATCGGCCCAGTCCATTCCCATTCTCAAGCTAGCTCGACGCGGTTATTTTCGCCCGGTTACAGTCCAGCAGAACAGATTGCTGGGGGTGTGGTGGGGCCGTCTGCCGATTTCTACGCGCTAGGCATGACCTGCATTCACTTGCTGACGGGCAAATATCCTCCCGATCTCGAAGATCCAAATACAGGGCAATTACGTTGGCGTCCTTATGTTAAAGTTAGCCCAGCTTTTGCCGCTCTGTTGGATGATATGGTGCGGCCAGATATGGGTCAACGACCAAGTAATGCCAGAGAAATTATCAAGCGTCTGCGGCATATTTCTCCCAGGCAGATAACGCCAACTGCTGCTGCGGAGTCTGTCTGGAAGATGGTGACCAAATCAGTGGAAATTTGCCTAAATTTTTTGTTGGCGACAATTGCACTGAGTTGGAAATGGTTGAAATGGCTGACTATTTCTGCTTACTATCTCACTATCCAGTTGGTAAAAGCTGGCTTCGGTACGCTTTTGGAGATGGTAGGCGGCGGTATTGGTGCGGGTGTGGGTGCGGGAATTGGCTTTTGGTGGGCCGATCGCTCCTCAAATAATTTTCACCTGCCCAGTCCTATTTTGCAACATTTGCCCCACTGGGTTGCTAATATTGCGATCGCTGCCAGTAAACCGCAGATGATCGTATTTGCATTAGCTGGTTTAGGAACAGCCTGGGGTTTGACCCAGGTAAAAAGTTTGGGTCAGCAGCAGCGGCGATATTTAATAGCCGGAATCATGGGCGTCTTGGGCTATAGTGTTGGGTGGTTAATTTTGCAAAGAGTAGCACCATCAGGAGTAATAGCACCTGACGATCTAGTAATAATGACGGCAGTTGCAGCTTTTACGCTAACTCTCGGATTGGGATTGCCCAGCCACGATTTGGTTCATGCTATATTTACCGCCATTGGCACAGCCAGTTTCTTTGTCGGTTTGGTCACCCTCACCATCAAATTTTTGCCGGTAACTGCTATTTTTGGTTTTTCTGATGCCTTTTTCACTACCCTCAATTGGACTAATTTTGGTTTCTGTATCGCCTTTTTCAGTCTTTTGGGCATCATCCTTGGCTTCTGGTTAGGTATCAGCTATTATTTGTTTGTACCTTTTTTGCGACTATTGGGTTTCCGCTGA
- a CDS encoding MbcA/ParS/Xre antitoxin family protein — MKLEQAKTIKPLVISDPQLLQEEIDKLILRLQDLLDGSIEYVQIWLNAPHPDLAGRTPMSYLKEGKIEVVESLIWAMETGQPE; from the coding sequence ATGAAATTAGAACAAGCAAAAACTATTAAGCCGTTGGTAATTTCAGACCCACAGCTTCTTCAAGAGGAAATCGATAAACTGATACTGCGGTTGCAGGATCTGCTGGATGGGTCAATAGAGTACGTTCAAATATGGCTTAATGCCCCACATCCAGACCTGGCGGGGCGCACACCTATGTCCTACTTAAAAGAGGGTAAAATTGAAGTTGTGGAGAGCCTTATCTGGGCGATGGAAACTGGTCAACCTGAATAA
- a CDS encoding glycerophosphodiester phosphodiesterase, protein MTAGEMIETASRPIIIAHRGASGLRPEHTLAAYELAIDLGADFIEPDLVSTKDGVLIARHENEISSTTNVGEHPEFVNRKTTKLIDGQTVSGWFAEDFTLAEIKTLRAKERLPFRDRAFDGQFPIPTLQEIIDLAKRKSAETGRTIGIYPETKHPTFFDAIGLSLEEPLVEILHANGYNKADDRIFIQSFETTNLKQLDKMTNLPLIQLLSNTGKPYDLAITNDVRTYKDMTSPDELAKIAEYADGIGPDKRMIVPTDDNGILLQPTSLIQDAHAVGLLVHPYTFRNEAQYLAPDYNHDPEAEYEQFFNLGVDGLFTDFPGTAFGALQANDNFRFQI, encoded by the coding sequence ATGACTGCTGGTGAAATGATCGAAACGGCATCTCGTCCGATTATTATTGCCCACCGAGGCGCAAGTGGTTTGCGTCCTGAACATACTTTAGCTGCTTATGAATTAGCGATTGATTTGGGCGCTGATTTTATTGAGCCCGACTTAGTTTCGACCAAGGATGGGGTGCTAATTGCTCGTCACGAAAATGAAATATCTAGCACTACTAATGTAGGTGAACATCCAGAGTTTGTCAACCGAAAAACTACTAAACTTATTGATGGGCAAACAGTAAGTGGCTGGTTCGCTGAAGACTTTACTTTAGCTGAAATTAAGACGCTGCGGGCAAAAGAACGTCTGCCATTTCGCGATCGGGCCTTTGACGGCCAATTTCCCATTCCCACTCTGCAAGAAATTATCGATTTAGCTAAGCGCAAAAGTGCCGAAACAGGACGGACTATTGGTATTTACCCAGAAACCAAACACCCGACTTTTTTTGATGCTATTGGGTTATCTCTGGAGGAACCTTTAGTTGAAATCCTCCACGCTAACGGATACAACAAAGCTGACGATCGCATTTTCATTCAGTCCTTTGAAACGACAAATCTCAAACAACTGGATAAAATGACAAATTTGCCGCTAATCCAGTTACTCAGCAATACCGGGAAGCCTTATGATTTGGCAATTACAAACGATGTTCGCACTTATAAAGATATGACTTCCCCTGATGAATTAGCTAAAATTGCTGAATATGCTGACGGAATTGGGCCAGATAAACGTATGATAGTTCCTACAGATGACAACGGGATATTGTTGCAGCCAACATCTTTAATTCAGGATGCTCATGCGGTGGGTTTGTTGGTGCATCCATATACGTTTCGCAATGAAGCGCAGTACTTAGCGCCAGACTACAATCACGATCCAGAAGCGGAATATGAGCAGTTTTTTAATCTCGGTGTCGATGGATTGTTTACTGATTTCCCCGGTACTGCTTTTGGTGCGTTGCAAGCTAATGACAATTTCAGATTTCAGATTTAA
- a CDS encoding trypsin-like peptidase domain-containing protein — protein MSIADIVETVKSGVVHIVHTTVNGQRAASGTGFIVDGYLVTNYHVVFQAPEASVIVLRTFDSEPQCHLDGIQLTNHDFKKNIVTASGENSYDYCVFDIPELKQKHLYNFSFGDHKTKRIGDTILFLGYPFEHLNLVCHAGIISSFYKSGVANIIQVDASVNPSNSGGPLIDPETSEVIGIITRKATGLTKTFAELRSVIKKNIEYLSTPKGGNILLSGFDPINGMIVNQYQILELTKEIERSANVGIGYAFSVDQLKDENIFYKE, from the coding sequence GTTCATATTGTGCATACTACAGTTAATGGACAGCGTGCAGCTTCGGGGACAGGATTTATAGTGGATGGTTATTTAGTAACCAATTATCATGTTGTTTTCCAAGCACCAGAGGCTTCTGTTATAGTTCTTAGAACTTTTGATAGTGAGCCTCAATGTCATTTGGATGGAATTCAATTAACTAATCACGACTTTAAAAAGAACATTGTAACGGCATCAGGAGAGAATAGTTATGATTATTGCGTTTTTGATATTCCAGAACTAAAGCAAAAACATCTATATAATTTTTCTTTTGGCGACCATAAAACCAAGCGAATAGGCGACACTATTTTATTTTTAGGCTATCCTTTTGAACACCTAAACTTGGTATGCCATGCTGGAATAATTTCATCTTTTTACAAAAGTGGAGTCGCTAATATCATACAAGTTGATGCTAGCGTTAATCCTAGCAACTCTGGCGGGCCTCTAATTGATCCAGAAACATCAGAAGTAATCGGGATAATTACACGGAAAGCAACAGGACTGACAAAAACTTTTGCTGAACTCCGTTCAGTTATTAAAAAGAATATAGAATATCTTTCAACACCAAAGGGTGGAAATATCTTATTGAGTGGCTTTGATCCAATAAATGGAATGATAGTCAATCAGTATCAAATACTAGAATTAACAAAGGAAATTGAAAGATCCGCTAATGTAGGAATTGGGTACGCTTTTTCTGTAGATCAGTTAAAAGATGAGAATATTTTTTATAAGGAATAA
- a CDS encoding peptide ligase PGM1-related protein translates to MEALDLSSSKEANKFQFLQAQLRDRWESIEGLDNSEYDILVVPSLSLDRRELLKIEGFLHYEERLLFSLIRLQSPKTRVIYVTSQPLPPIVIDYYLQLLPGIPFSHARDRLLLFSTYDSSTTPLTQKILERPRLMERIRQSLRLEKSFMICYNSTTLERDLSVQLGVPLLAADPDLLYWGTKSGSRQIFAECGVSHPDGSGLVLSAEDLAEAAAELWERQPSLERMVVKLNEGFSGEGNAMLDLKPLQHKAPGCASHKERVAAVCDRFPFLNFQAKNETWSNFSSRIPELGAIVEAFIEGEEKRSPSVQGRITPTGEVEILSTHDQILGGSGGQIYLGCYFPGDEAYRLQLQEIGLRVGRNLVQKGALERFAVDFIAVRQPDKTGKPQWDLQAIEINLRKGGTTHPFMTLKFLTNGRYDMATGLFYSQQGCPKYYIATDNLQKDRYRGLLPNDLMDIIAHQRLHFDTSTQTGTVFHLMGCLSEFGKLGLTSIGNSHQQAKDIYNRVNNVLDEETKPTAKILSSVSSAAVN, encoded by the coding sequence ATGGAAGCGTTGGATCTTTCTTCTTCAAAAGAGGCAAACAAATTTCAGTTCCTTCAGGCTCAATTGCGCGATCGCTGGGAGTCGATCGAAGGATTGGATAATAGCGAGTACGATATCTTGGTAGTTCCTTCCCTCAGCCTGGATCGGCGAGAACTGCTCAAGATTGAGGGTTTCCTTCACTACGAAGAAAGGTTGCTGTTTTCGTTAATTCGGTTGCAAAGCCCTAAAACACGAGTAATTTACGTGACTTCGCAGCCTCTACCGCCGATTGTAATTGATTACTACCTGCAATTGCTCCCCGGCATCCCATTTTCCCACGCACGCGATCGCCTCTTATTATTCTCCACCTACGATTCTTCTACCACACCGCTAACCCAAAAAATATTAGAGCGTCCTCGCTTAATGGAACGCATTCGGCAGTCATTGCGCCTCGAAAAATCCTTTATGATTTGCTACAACTCAACGACCCTAGAGCGAGATTTATCTGTCCAATTAGGCGTACCCCTGCTGGCGGCAGATCCGGATTTGCTTTACTGGGGAACTAAAAGCGGCAGTCGGCAAATCTTTGCTGAGTGCGGCGTTTCCCATCCAGATGGTAGCGGACTTGTTTTGAGTGCAGAAGACCTCGCGGAAGCGGCGGCAGAACTGTGGGAACGCCAACCTTCCTTAGAGAGGATGGTAGTCAAACTTAATGAGGGATTTTCGGGTGAAGGTAATGCAATGCTGGACTTAAAACCGCTCCAGCATAAGGCTCCCGGTTGTGCATCCCACAAAGAAAGAGTTGCTGCTGTTTGCGATCGCTTCCCTTTTTTGAACTTTCAAGCCAAAAATGAAACTTGGTCAAATTTTTCTAGCCGCATCCCAGAGTTAGGGGCAATTGTCGAAGCTTTCATTGAGGGAGAAGAAAAGCGAAGTCCCAGCGTTCAAGGTCGGATTACTCCCACAGGAGAAGTAGAAATTCTCTCCACCCACGACCAAATTTTAGGTGGTTCCGGCGGTCAAATTTACTTGGGTTGCTATTTCCCAGGAGACGAAGCTTACCGCTTGCAGTTGCAAGAAATTGGATTGCGGGTTGGTCGAAATCTTGTCCAAAAAGGAGCGCTAGAACGCTTTGCCGTTGATTTTATCGCCGTTCGCCAACCTGACAAGACAGGTAAGCCGCAGTGGGATCTCCAAGCAATAGAAATCAACCTGCGTAAAGGTGGCACCACCCATCCATTCATGACCCTCAAATTTTTAACTAACGGTCGCTATGACATGGCTACCGGCTTATTCTACAGCCAGCAGGGATGTCCGAAATATTACATTGCCACCGACAACCTACAAAAAGATCGCTATCGGGGTCTGCTACCGAACGATTTGATGGATATCATTGCTCATCAGCGGCTGCATTTCGATACCAGTACGCAGACAGGCACGGTGTTCCATCTCATGGGTTGCCTCTCCGAATTCGGCAAGTTGGGATTAACCAGTATCGGCAATTCTCACCAGCAAGCTAAAGATATTTACAACCGGGTTAATAACGTGCTGGATGAAGAAACGAAACCAACAGCAAAAATTTTATCTTCAGTCAGCAGTGCAGCAGTCAATTAG
- a CDS encoding Rpn family recombination-promoting nuclease/putative transposase has translation MKTDTIFYQLFKEFPNIFFELIGKPDTNLNTYEFTVLEIKEQGFRLDGLFSTLEEFSTEPIYFVEVQCYKDEEFYERLFAEIFLYFRQYKPANPSWYAIVIYDRRSNETPCHPRYGVLVENHLRRFYLNEIEPAADESLGTGILRLIVETPKNTSTRAQELINKARVELVDDIIQRQVLEFIETIVVYKFPNLGREEIEAMLGLDLLRQTRVYQEAKEEGIEQGIERGKLQTKLEMVPLLLELGLSIQEVSVRLQLDEETVRKAAEN, from the coding sequence GTGAAAACAGATACCATTTTTTACCAACTTTTTAAAGAATTTCCCAACATATTCTTTGAGTTAATCGGCAAGCCAGACACCAACCTCAACACCTACGAATTCACCGTCCTTGAAATCAAAGAGCAAGGCTTTCGGTTGGACGGCTTATTTTCAACTTTAGAAGAGTTTTCGACCGAACCAATCTACTTTGTCGAAGTCCAATGTTATAAAGACGAAGAATTTTACGAGCGACTATTCGCCGAAATATTTCTTTACTTCCGGCAATATAAACCAGCCAATCCGTCCTGGTACGCTATAGTTATATACGATCGCCGCAGTAACGAAACCCCATGTCACCCGCGCTATGGCGTGTTAGTGGAGAATCACCTGCGCCGCTTCTACCTAAATGAAATAGAACCCGCCGCCGATGAGTCTCTGGGAACAGGTATCCTGAGATTAATTGTAGAGACTCCCAAAAATACTAGCACCCGCGCTCAAGAGCTAATTAACAAAGCCAGAGTTGAATTGGTAGATGACATTATCCAGCGGCAAGTGCTAGAATTTATAGAAACAATAGTTGTGTACAAATTTCCTAATTTAGGTAGAGAGGAAATAGAAGCCATGCTAGGACTAGATTTACTTAGACAAACCAGAGTTTATCAAGAAGCCAAAGAAGAAGGGATTGAACAAGGGATTGAACGGGGAAAGCTACAAACTAAATTAGAGATGGTGCCTTTGCTACTGGAACTGGGATTAAGCATTCAGGAAGTTTCAGTCCGCTTACAGCTTGATGAGGAAACTGTAAGAAAAGCGGCAGAGAATTAA